Proteins co-encoded in one Luteolibacter sp. Y139 genomic window:
- a CDS encoding FUSC family protein produces MPVSGPKELFRGILERESLRPDLNRAIRGTVAFMLPLLAILFGGLPADVAFPCIAAHTISLVDVRGAYSLRLGLLLVMSVVLSAATALGVLGAESLPLALLGSVIVSLAGGLWRHLSSEYGPGLAISTGLMFLISLSPHTVRPDAIHPALGALAGGLFGVLLQVIGWPFHPQHPLRRTVAESWLALADFLDAVASEGEGRHEAIVHRQADLRTTLNQTQAVLAESNALPGNLPRHLEQLNLAAARLTLRVIVLNTSLEAAMARSCFAPLAAGLAPVLASLSNSARTVALAVVSRQPSHLAALEVRLTRLENLLAVLRSQVKSRLDDAAIAGQLDDVLQQLEDQLPAIREALSATLDRESERGAFSLELFDLHTITLRPLAASLNLRRRADPSLVRHTARMLVLVAAGVIVFKEFHIPHGYWLPFSMIVVLQPDFGSTRKRAAERMLGTLAGGIIASSLLWLHLPIGVLLAAVTVTIALFSYYVKRSYGIAVIFITLNVVLLLEAHQPVTLAVTVERLGCTLAGGMLALGAAFIFWPVWEKQRFPGIMAKAFDANASYLKQVVSRLEEGMPHDEDLLLYRRSAESANSEVFSSLRRMTADPQSRREGLDEAAALANGNQRVTNALSVVTVHLNDQRSRHPDVLARFREVCVEAFQVLKAGGAALDASFEALESFTFPEIDADHRDASRFREPWVYPQLARIITELSAMILAAKPRGQ; encoded by the coding sequence ATGCCGGTTAGCGGCCCCAAGGAGTTGTTCCGAGGTATTCTCGAACGCGAGTCACTGCGACCGGACTTGAACCGTGCGATCCGCGGGACGGTGGCGTTCATGCTGCCGCTGCTGGCGATCCTGTTCGGTGGCTTGCCGGCCGACGTGGCGTTTCCCTGCATCGCGGCGCATACGATTTCGCTGGTGGATGTGCGCGGTGCCTACTCGCTGCGGCTGGGTTTGCTGCTCGTGATGAGCGTGGTCCTCTCGGCGGCTACCGCACTCGGTGTGCTCGGGGCGGAGAGCTTGCCGCTTGCGTTGTTAGGTTCCGTGATCGTGAGCCTGGCCGGCGGGCTGTGGCGACATCTCAGTAGCGAATACGGTCCGGGGCTGGCGATCTCGACCGGCCTGATGTTTTTGATTTCCCTGTCGCCGCACACGGTGCGGCCGGATGCGATCCATCCCGCGCTCGGTGCCCTGGCGGGCGGGCTGTTCGGTGTCTTGCTGCAAGTGATCGGCTGGCCATTTCATCCCCAGCATCCGCTACGCCGCACGGTTGCGGAGAGCTGGCTCGCGCTGGCGGACTTCCTCGATGCCGTGGCGAGCGAGGGGGAGGGTAGGCACGAAGCGATCGTGCACCGGCAGGCTGACCTGCGAACCACGCTGAACCAGACGCAGGCGGTGCTGGCGGAGTCGAATGCGCTGCCTGGAAATCTGCCGCGACATCTGGAGCAACTGAACCTTGCCGCCGCGCGGCTGACGCTGCGGGTGATCGTGCTCAATACCTCGCTGGAAGCAGCGATGGCCCGCTCGTGCTTCGCGCCGCTGGCAGCCGGGCTGGCCCCGGTCCTGGCGTCGCTATCGAACTCGGCGCGAACGGTCGCCCTGGCCGTGGTGTCGCGCCAGCCATCGCATCTCGCAGCCCTCGAGGTGCGGCTGACCCGTTTGGAAAACCTGCTCGCGGTGTTGCGTTCGCAGGTGAAGTCGCGCCTGGACGATGCCGCGATCGCTGGCCAGCTCGATGACGTTCTCCAGCAGCTGGAAGATCAGCTTCCGGCGATCCGCGAGGCGCTAAGTGCCACGCTCGACCGGGAAAGCGAACGCGGAGCCTTTTCCCTGGAACTCTTCGACCTCCACACCATCACGCTGCGGCCGCTCGCAGCGTCGCTGAACCTGCGTCGCCGGGCGGATCCTTCACTGGTCCGCCACACGGCGCGCATGCTGGTGCTGGTCGCCGCCGGCGTCATTGTTTTCAAGGAATTCCACATCCCGCACGGCTATTGGCTGCCATTCTCGATGATCGTGGTGTTGCAGCCGGACTTCGGCTCCACGCGAAAGCGCGCGGCGGAGCGCATGCTGGGCACGCTGGCCGGGGGCATCATCGCCAGCAGCTTGCTATGGCTGCATCTGCCGATCGGCGTGCTGCTCGCGGCGGTGACGGTGACCATCGCGCTCTTCTCCTACTACGTGAAGCGTAGTTACGGCATCGCGGTGATCTTCATCACGCTGAATGTGGTGCTATTGCTGGAAGCCCATCAGCCGGTCACGCTTGCCGTGACGGTGGAACGTCTCGGGTGCACGCTGGCCGGTGGCATGCTAGCGCTGGGTGCGGCCTTCATCTTTTGGCCGGTGTGGGAGAAGCAGCGCTTTCCCGGGATCATGGCGAAGGCCTTTGATGCGAACGCCTCCTATTTGAAGCAGGTTGTTTCCCGGTTGGAGGAAGGAATGCCGCACGATGAGGATCTGCTGCTCTATCGACGCAGCGCGGAGTCGGCGAACAGCGAGGTCTTCTCCTCGCTGCGCCGAATGACTGCCGATCCGCAGAGTCGCCGCGAAGGGCTTGATGAAGCTGCGGCGCTCGCCAATGGCAACCAGCGTGTGACCAATGCCCTATCGGTGGTGACCGTCCATCTCAATGACCAGCGCAGCCGGCATCCGGATGTGCTCGCCCGATTCCGCGAGGTTTGCGTGGAGGCTTTCCAAGTGCTGAAAGCCGGAGGTGCGGCGCTCGATGCTTCGTTCGAAGCTCTGGAATCATTCACCTTCCCGGAAATCGATGCCGATCATCGCGACGCCTCGCGCTTCCGTGAGCCGTGGGTTTATCCGCAGCTTGCCCGCATCATCACCGAACTCTCCGCGATGATCCTGGCGGCGAAACCGCGGGGGCAGTAA
- a CDS encoding winged helix-turn-helix transcriptional regulator: protein MKEGLDYSPKIDPLRQHCPVRAALDVLTGRWKPSILWEIKDGTRRFSDIQGTLPGISAQALTVQLRQLEADGILERTVYPEIPPRVEYALTDHGRSLAVLMDELENWGSKHLERQGKTPATRC, encoded by the coding sequence GTGAAAGAGGGCCTTGACTACTCCCCGAAGATCGATCCGCTGCGGCAGCATTGCCCGGTGCGCGCCGCACTCGACGTGCTGACCGGGCGCTGGAAGCCATCCATTCTCTGGGAAATCAAGGATGGCACGCGGCGGTTTTCGGACATTCAGGGCACTTTGCCCGGCATCAGCGCGCAGGCACTGACCGTGCAACTCCGGCAATTGGAAGCGGATGGCATCCTGGAGCGGACCGTCTATCCGGAAATTCCGCCGCGGGTGGAGTATGCCCTCACCGATCACGGCCGCTCGCTCGCGGTGCTGATGGACGAGTTGGAAAACTGGGGAAGCAAGCACCTCGAGCGGCAGGGCAAGACGCCGGCGACCCGGTGCTGA
- a CDS encoding MBG domain-containing protein → MPPSPAELAARKQAALDEVLADIDLNPHLTREQGDRLARYAGQLATTDTPRVQCWEQGTPPEIVQAYLLAEQKITAAGAFGVQALQVSRHWTRTATNGSNQGTQGQPVTVTWSIVPDGTPITASDSGDTSNASNLRARMAVIYGGSATGTASAQPWFSVFQAVFDNLAAISGLRFVYEPNDDGVGIDSVTTTGDYGVLGTRGDIRISGHLIDGNSNTLAYAYYPDNGDVVIDTGDSYINDTSSTSLKLRNILEHEIGHALGLAHVCPVNQTKLMEPFINLSFRGCQFDDIYSHQRNYGDPLEVHDSVRNNDTTANATPISLTPGTLASWQWLSIDDNSDTDLFSFTAATTQQMTVRIIPSDPILPSDPVNDTYLEGLQNSDGTCTAGTAFDPTTQQDLVLDLLGPNGTTVMTTAPTQAAGVTEEIKTFKFTTAGTHYIRVRGGTNDRAQLYRMEVLMEGVPPAPQLVVTSRRLAAESNSGANGAPDPGETIQLGITLTNAGNLTATNITASVSALAGVTVFGNAQNFGTLAPGEESGERIFTFAVAGTVGQAVSLQLSANATGYSAAVPFSLTLGTSLGPAPLDEHFDLSASLPAGWSQSVTGSGSPWVVSSIRSKSTTNSMFSPSVTTTGEAILSAPAMTVGAGGGILEFAHQYLLESTRDGGVLEASRNGGAWFDLMNSAASVLAGDYNSTISASAGSAINGREAWTGNASSFISTRVKLPAAWAGESIVFRWRLAHNNSTIVNGWNVDDVKFFPLAALDPFRPQLSLTSSGTALSENNPSATVGISLSTPLPLAQAVAVPLEVSGTASPADLFGSLTLTLPVGQTSVTGQVGSLLDSLVEGTESLVLSIPSANAGFAAMAPSSVTLEIADAPVVPVTVQLSGLNSVYDGSTKAASVTTDPSGVTVVVTYDGSATLPLNAGSYAVVATVTTPGFVGSANGTLVVASAFTGWIATFANPADPLAAPSADLDGDGWSNVGEYAFSTLPNNPTSMPKFPQIMTPWEVWLVVPPAPPGIVRHGEASTDLKTWTQEGVSENSPGYIVPRNGIEKKFLRVVYELVN, encoded by the coding sequence ATGCCACCATCACCCGCGGAGCTGGCCGCACGGAAGCAGGCGGCACTTGACGAGGTGCTGGCGGACATTGATTTGAATCCGCACCTGACCCGGGAACAGGGTGACCGGCTCGCTCGCTATGCGGGTCAACTCGCCACCACCGATACCCCGAGGGTCCAGTGTTGGGAGCAGGGAACGCCGCCGGAAATCGTCCAGGCCTACTTGCTGGCGGAACAGAAGATCACGGCAGCCGGAGCCTTCGGAGTGCAAGCGCTGCAAGTCAGCCGACACTGGACCCGGACCGCGACCAATGGCAGCAATCAGGGCACCCAAGGGCAGCCGGTCACCGTGACCTGGAGCATCGTACCGGATGGTACGCCCATCACTGCGAGTGATTCGGGCGACACCTCCAATGCCAGTAATCTGCGCGCCCGGATGGCGGTGATCTACGGCGGCAGCGCCACCGGTACGGCCTCGGCGCAACCATGGTTTTCCGTCTTCCAGGCCGTCTTCGACAACCTGGCTGCGATCTCCGGCCTGCGTTTCGTCTACGAGCCGAATGACGACGGTGTTGGAATCGACAGTGTCACCACTACCGGCGACTACGGCGTACTCGGCACCCGCGGCGATATCCGTATCAGCGGCCACCTGATCGATGGCAACAGCAACACGCTCGCCTATGCCTACTACCCGGACAATGGCGACGTGGTGATCGATACCGGTGACAGCTACATCAACGACACCAGCAGCACCTCGCTGAAGCTGCGCAATATCCTGGAGCATGAGATCGGCCATGCGCTCGGCCTCGCCCACGTCTGTCCGGTGAACCAGACGAAGCTGATGGAGCCTTTCATCAACCTCAGTTTCCGTGGCTGCCAGTTCGATGACATTTACTCGCACCAGCGGAACTACGGCGACCCGCTGGAAGTCCACGACTCCGTCCGCAACAACGATACCACGGCCAATGCCACGCCGATTTCCCTGACGCCTGGCACCCTGGCCTCGTGGCAATGGCTGAGCATCGATGACAACAGCGACACCGACCTCTTTTCCTTTACGGCCGCCACCACCCAGCAGATGACCGTCCGCATCATCCCTTCCGATCCGATCCTTCCTTCAGATCCGGTGAATGACACCTACCTGGAAGGACTTCAAAATTCCGACGGCACATGCACCGCAGGGACCGCCTTCGATCCCACCACCCAGCAGGATCTGGTGCTTGATCTGTTAGGGCCGAATGGCACCACGGTGATGACCACCGCGCCGACGCAGGCGGCGGGTGTCACCGAGGAAATCAAGACCTTCAAATTCACCACCGCTGGCACCCACTACATCCGGGTCCGCGGCGGGACCAATGACCGGGCCCAGCTCTACCGGATGGAAGTGCTGATGGAGGGGGTTCCTCCGGCACCCCAGCTTGTCGTCACGTCCCGGCGTCTTGCCGCCGAATCCAACAGCGGGGCGAACGGCGCGCCCGACCCCGGCGAAACGATCCAGCTGGGCATCACGCTCACCAATGCCGGCAACCTTACGGCGACCAATATCACGGCATCGGTTTCGGCACTGGCGGGGGTGACCGTGTTCGGCAATGCGCAGAATTTCGGCACGCTGGCTCCCGGGGAGGAGTCGGGCGAGAGGATCTTCACCTTCGCGGTGGCAGGTACCGTCGGGCAGGCGGTCAGTCTCCAGCTTTCCGCGAATGCTACCGGCTATTCGGCTGCGGTGCCGTTTTCTCTAACCTTGGGAACCTCGCTCGGGCCGGCACCGCTCGACGAACACTTCGACTTGTCCGCCAGCTTGCCGGCGGGGTGGAGCCAATCGGTCACCGGATCTGGCAGTCCTTGGGTGGTGTCGTCGATCCGCTCCAAGAGTACGACGAACTCAATGTTCTCGCCATCGGTCACGACCACTGGCGAAGCGATTCTCTCTGCTCCGGCCATGACGGTTGGCGCGGGCGGAGGGATCTTGGAATTCGCCCACCAGTATCTGCTGGAGTCCACGCGTGACGGCGGCGTCCTCGAGGCATCCCGGAATGGTGGCGCGTGGTTTGACCTGATGAACTCCGCCGCCTCGGTGCTGGCCGGTGACTATAACAGCACGATTTCCGCGAGTGCGGGCTCGGCCATCAACGGCCGCGAGGCATGGACGGGCAATGCATCGAGCTTCATCAGCACGCGGGTGAAGTTGCCCGCTGCTTGGGCGGGCGAGAGCATCGTCTTCCGCTGGCGGCTGGCGCATAACAACTCCACCATCGTCAACGGCTGGAACGTCGATGACGTGAAGTTCTTCCCGCTCGCGGCCTTGGATCCCTTCCGGCCACAGCTCTCGCTGACAAGCTCGGGAACCGCGCTGTCGGAGAACAATCCCTCGGCCACCGTGGGTATTTCCCTTTCGACGCCCCTGCCGCTCGCCCAGGCCGTGGCGGTTCCGCTTGAGGTTTCCGGCACGGCGAGCCCGGCCGATCTCTTTGGCTCGCTCACGCTGACGCTGCCGGTGGGACAAACCAGCGTCACGGGCCAGGTGGGCTCGTTGCTGGATTCCCTGGTCGAGGGAACGGAGTCGCTGGTGCTTTCGATTCCTTCCGCCAATGCGGGTTTTGCGGCGATGGCCCCGTCCAGTGTCACGCTTGAGATCGCAGATGCGCCGGTGGTTCCGGTCACCGTTCAATTGTCGGGCTTGAATAGCGTCTACGATGGTTCGACGAAGGCCGCCAGCGTGACCACCGATCCGTCCGGAGTGACGGTGGTGGTCACCTACGATGGCTCGGCCACGTTGCCACTGAATGCCGGCAGCTATGCCGTGGTCGCCACCGTGACCACGCCCGGCTTTGTCGGCAGTGCCAATGGAACGCTGGTGGTTGCTTCCGCCTTCACCGGCTGGATCGCGACCTTCGCCAATCCGGCAGATCCCTTGGCTGCTCCTTCCGCTGACCTTGATGGCGACGGTTGGAGCAATGTCGGCGAGTACGCGTTCAGCACCCTGCCGAACAATCCCACCTCCATGCCGAAGTTCCCGCAGATCATGACACCGTGGGAGGTCTGGCTGGTCGTTCCTCCCGCGCCACCGGGGATCGTGCGCCACGGAGAAGCCTCCACCGATCTCAAGACCTGGACTCAGGAGGGAGTCAGCGAAAATTCCCCCGGCTACATCGTTCCAAGGAATGGCATCGAGAAAAAATTCCTCCGGGTCGTTTACGAGCTGGTGAACTAG
- a CDS encoding FMN-dependent NADH-azoreductase — protein sequence MKTLLVIDSSARSNRSTTRALTHRFAEAWKGRFGDSAVIHRDLGANPPPAIDDAWIASAFGPPNGETPAALSRSETFISELFQADVIVIGAPMYNFGMPAALKAYFDQIVRVGRTFDFAEDPENPYKPLIPAKPVVVVTSKGSGEYEAGGMLESLNFLEPHLATILGFIGLGNIAYAKVAREEYKDELWQQMVREAETTVDRLAADLAIS from the coding sequence ATGAAGACACTGCTCGTTATCGACTCCAGCGCCCGCTCAAACCGCTCCACCACCCGCGCCCTCACCCATCGCTTCGCCGAAGCATGGAAGGGACGATTCGGAGACTCCGCCGTGATTCACCGCGATCTCGGCGCGAATCCACCGCCTGCCATCGACGATGCTTGGATCGCCTCCGCCTTCGGGCCGCCCAACGGCGAGACGCCGGCAGCGCTCTCCAGAAGCGAGACCTTCATCAGCGAACTCTTCCAAGCGGACGTGATCGTGATCGGCGCTCCGATGTACAACTTCGGCATGCCCGCAGCCTTGAAGGCTTACTTCGATCAGATCGTGCGCGTCGGCCGCACCTTTGATTTCGCGGAGGATCCCGAGAATCCTTACAAGCCCCTGATTCCCGCGAAGCCTGTCGTGGTCGTGACTTCCAAGGGCTCCGGCGAATACGAAGCGGGCGGCATGCTGGAGAGCCTGAACTTCCTCGAACCCCACTTGGCCACCATCCTCGGTTTCATCGGGCTCGGCAATATCGCCTACGCGAAAGTGGCGCGCGAGGAGTACAAGGACGAGCTGTGGCAGCAGATGGTGCGGGAAGCTGAAACCACGGTGGACCGCCTTGCCGCGGATCTCGCGATTTCCTGA
- a CDS encoding sulfatase family protein has product MEPFRFCLRALALGTLAVGIAHAASPNIVFILSDDMGYGDPHYAGGKVPTPNLDRLTTEGMRFTDAHTSSAVCTPTRYGVLTGRYNWRSTLKDGVLQGNSPPLLGNDRTTVAEFLKEAGYRTAVFGKWHLGLGWSKLAKNRTAESGPTEGTGWGLDYEKKVTRGPLTEGFDEDFIIPASLDMAPFVYLRNDKPTAIPTVTKTWVRPGAAAADFEAVNCIPDFAKEARGFIRRSAEAKDKPFFLYLPLSSPHTPLVPSEAWKGKSGIGDYGDFLMETDWAVGEVLAELEAQGVAKDTLLVFTSDNGFAPYVGLKEQIDKGHKPVGDLRGAKADVYEGGHRVPFIVRWPGVVKAGSSSSATICLNDFFATAADAIGKLSDIPPSAAEDSFTLMPLLKGTDGYARAFTIHHSVNGSFAIRQGDWKLCLCSDSGGWSDPKPGTPEAKAAYPVQLFDLAKDPAEKKNLAESEPERVKELAAVLAKAIREGRTRPGAPQSNDGKAIEFPERVTELLPVLKD; this is encoded by the coding sequence ATGGAACCATTTCGTTTTTGTCTCCGTGCGTTGGCTCTGGGCACGCTGGCGGTGGGCATCGCCCATGCAGCGTCTCCGAATATCGTCTTCATCCTTAGCGACGACATGGGTTATGGCGACCCGCACTACGCCGGTGGCAAAGTCCCGACGCCGAACCTCGATCGGCTGACGACGGAGGGCATGCGCTTCACCGACGCCCACACGTCCTCTGCCGTCTGCACGCCGACCCGCTATGGGGTTCTCACGGGCCGCTACAACTGGCGCTCCACGCTCAAGGATGGGGTGCTTCAAGGAAACAGCCCGCCGCTGTTAGGAAATGACCGGACCACTGTTGCGGAGTTCCTCAAGGAGGCCGGCTATCGCACCGCGGTGTTTGGCAAATGGCATCTCGGTCTCGGCTGGTCGAAGCTGGCGAAGAATCGGACTGCCGAGAGTGGCCCGACTGAAGGAACGGGCTGGGGGCTCGACTATGAGAAAAAGGTGACGCGTGGTCCGCTCACTGAGGGCTTTGATGAAGACTTCATCATTCCGGCATCGCTCGACATGGCCCCGTTCGTTTATTTGCGGAATGACAAGCCGACGGCGATCCCGACGGTGACGAAGACTTGGGTCCGTCCCGGCGCGGCGGCAGCGGATTTCGAGGCCGTGAATTGCATCCCTGATTTCGCGAAGGAAGCGAGGGGCTTCATCCGCCGTAGTGCCGAGGCAAAGGACAAGCCCTTCTTCCTCTACCTGCCGCTTAGCAGCCCGCACACGCCTCTCGTTCCAAGCGAGGCATGGAAGGGGAAGTCCGGTATCGGAGATTATGGCGACTTCCTGATGGAGACCGATTGGGCGGTCGGTGAAGTGCTCGCGGAACTGGAGGCGCAGGGTGTGGCGAAGGATACGCTGCTCGTATTCACCTCGGACAATGGTTTCGCGCCCTATGTCGGGCTCAAGGAGCAGATTGACAAGGGGCACAAGCCGGTGGGCGATCTGCGGGGAGCCAAGGCGGATGTTTATGAGGGCGGGCATCGGGTGCCCTTCATCGTGCGCTGGCCCGGAGTCGTGAAGGCGGGCAGTTCTTCATCGGCGACGATTTGCCTCAATGACTTCTTCGCGACCGCGGCCGATGCGATCGGAAAGCTTTCTGACATCCCGCCATCCGCGGCCGAGGATAGTTTTACACTGATGCCTTTGCTGAAGGGCACGGATGGCTATGCGCGCGCCTTCACCATCCATCATTCGGTCAATGGCTCGTTTGCGATCCGGCAGGGGGACTGGAAGCTGTGTCTCTGTTCCGACTCTGGCGGTTGGTCCGATCCGAAGCCCGGCACACCGGAAGCTAAGGCGGCTTACCCGGTCCAGCTCTTCGATCTGGCGAAAGATCCGGCAGAAAAGAAGAACCTTGCCGAAAGTGAACCGGAACGGGTGAAGGAACTCGCTGCTGTATTGGCGAAGGCTATCCGCGAAGGACGCACGAGGCCCGGTGCACCTCAATCCAATGACGGGAAGGCGATCGAGTTTCCCGAGCGGGTGACTGAATTGCTGCCGGTGCTCAAGGATTGA
- a CDS encoding MFS transporter, which translates to MTTTLSDQPVAHNAKRLLWAGFLAILAAGIGFGVRGGILANWAADFGFTGTQLGDIGGAGFTGFCFGIIIGGVIVDKIGYGKLVFAAFLFHVVSALITFAAHKGQSQETAYNFLYWGTFVFALANGTLEAVANPLVATLFPQNRTHYLNILHASWPAGMVVGGVIGWTLGGAGVSWQIQLGLFLIPVILYGFAFLGQSFPKSEAAAQGLKVGDMLKEVGILGSAVAAYLLVLFFQNALHLPQAASWAVGGVIVVVVGVLTQFSIGSLLLFVLFITHALVGAVELGTDGWIQNITGNILSPTEGKILFVFTSFLMFTLRFCAHFIESKLKVSPIGLLVICAILAVIGLNLVSNITSFAVALGALGVYALGKTFFWPTMLAVIGDRFPRTGAIAMSIMGGIGMMSAGLLGGPGLGYAKDRFTVEHLKQTAPAVYEANKAEKPGSFLFLEPVTGLDGTKLSAAQTAKPEERTEEQKTLSEASIIGDRKTLKADSFIPATMAVIYLLLLVFFKAIGGYKALKITPEQAAGGVNGPADY; encoded by the coding sequence ATGACCACAACACTCAGCGATCAACCCGTCGCTCATAATGCCAAACGGCTCCTATGGGCCGGTTTCCTCGCCATTCTGGCTGCCGGTATCGGCTTCGGTGTCCGCGGCGGCATCCTCGCCAACTGGGCCGCCGACTTCGGCTTCACCGGGACCCAGCTGGGTGACATCGGCGGGGCAGGTTTCACCGGCTTCTGCTTCGGCATCATCATCGGTGGTGTGATCGTGGACAAGATCGGCTACGGCAAGCTGGTCTTCGCGGCCTTCCTCTTCCACGTGGTCTCGGCGCTCATCACCTTCGCCGCGCACAAGGGCCAGTCCCAGGAGACTGCCTACAATTTCCTCTACTGGGGCACGTTCGTGTTCGCCTTGGCCAACGGCACGCTTGAAGCCGTCGCCAACCCGCTGGTCGCCACGCTCTTCCCGCAGAACCGCACTCACTACCTCAACATCCTTCACGCTTCGTGGCCGGCAGGGATGGTCGTCGGCGGCGTGATCGGCTGGACGCTCGGCGGTGCCGGCGTCTCCTGGCAGATCCAGCTCGGTCTCTTCCTGATTCCCGTGATCCTCTACGGGTTCGCTTTCCTCGGCCAATCGTTCCCGAAATCGGAAGCTGCTGCCCAGGGTCTCAAGGTCGGCGACATGCTCAAGGAAGTGGGTATCCTCGGCTCCGCCGTTGCTGCCTACCTGCTGGTGCTGTTCTTCCAGAACGCCCTTCATCTTCCCCAAGCGGCTTCGTGGGCCGTTGGTGGTGTCATCGTGGTGGTCGTGGGTGTCCTCACCCAGTTCTCCATTGGCTCGCTCCTTCTCTTCGTTCTCTTCATCACTCACGCCCTGGTGGGTGCCGTTGAACTCGGCACTGACGGCTGGATCCAGAACATCACGGGTAACATCCTCTCTCCCACGGAAGGCAAGATTCTGTTCGTGTTCACCTCGTTCCTGATGTTCACGCTGCGCTTCTGCGCTCACTTCATCGAAAGCAAGCTGAAGGTTTCGCCAATCGGCCTGCTGGTCATCTGCGCGATCCTTGCCGTGATCGGCCTCAACCTCGTCAGTAACATCACCAGCTTCGCCGTGGCGCTCGGAGCCCTCGGCGTTTACGCGCTCGGCAAGACCTTCTTTTGGCCGACCATGCTGGCGGTCATCGGTGACCGCTTCCCGCGCACGGGTGCCATCGCCATGTCGATCATGGGTGGCATTGGCATGATGTCCGCCGGTCTGCTTGGCGGCCCGGGACTTGGCTATGCGAAGGACCGCTTCACCGTGGAGCACCTCAAGCAAACCGCTCCCGCCGTTTACGAGGCCAATAAGGCCGAGAAGCCGGGCTCCTTCCTGTTCCTCGAACCAGTGACGGGCCTCGACGGCACCAAGCTTTCCGCCGCCCAGACGGCGAAGCCGGAAGAGCGCACGGAAGAACAGAAGACGCTTTCCGAGGCCAGCATCATCGGTGACCGCAAGACCCTGAAGGCCGACTCCTTCATCCCGGCCACCATGGCCGTGATCTACCTGTTGCTGTTGGTCTTCTTCAAGGCGATCGGCGGCTACAAGGCGCTCAAGATCACCCCGGAGCAGGCTGCTGGTGGTGTCAACGGCCCGGCTGACTACTGA
- a CDS encoding NUDIX hydrolase, which translates to MHRQPLLDQLTAYAAKHPDEAATVSRFIDFVKMEADCFERSLAIGHVTGSAWIVNADGSQVLLTHHAKLDRWLQLGGHADGEADVLAVALKEAREESGLTDFEPVGDGIFDLDIHPIPARKSDPEHLHYDVRYVLRATGNTDYIVSDESHDLRWVTPDEVEDLTGEESMLRMVRKWKASLLP; encoded by the coding sequence ATGCACCGCCAGCCCCTGCTCGACCAGCTCACCGCCTATGCCGCGAAGCATCCGGACGAGGCCGCGACGGTCAGCCGCTTCATCGACTTCGTGAAAATGGAAGCCGACTGCTTCGAGCGCTCGCTGGCGATCGGCCACGTCACCGGCTCGGCGTGGATCGTGAATGCGGACGGCTCACAGGTGCTGCTCACCCACCATGCCAAACTCGACCGCTGGCTCCAGCTCGGCGGCCATGCCGATGGCGAGGCCGACGTGCTCGCCGTGGCCCTCAAGGAAGCCCGCGAGGAATCCGGCCTGACCGACTTCGAGCCGGTCGGCGATGGCATCTTCGATCTGGACATCCATCCCATCCCCGCGCGCAAGAGCGACCCGGAGCACCTGCACTATGACGTCCGCTACGTGCTGCGCGCCACCGGCAACACCGACTACATCGTCAGCGATGAATCCCACGACCTCCGCTGGGTCACTCCCGACGAGGTCGAGGACCTGACCGGTGAGGAGTCGATGCTGCGAATGGTGAGGAAATGGAAAGCCTCCCTGCTTCCCTGA